The following DNA comes from Shinella zoogloeoides.
GAGGTCCTTCAGGTAGTCCCGGCCAAACCGGCGCCAGATCAGCCCGAACGAGCTGAACGGCTGGCCATCGTCGCGCAGCGGCGCGCCGCGCTGGTGATGATCGAAAATCCCGGCATCCGGATCATAGGCGCCGCCGACATCATAGACGATCCTGTCCGGACCCGGCGTAATCCATTCGGGCGCCCGGCTGCGAACGAGGCGGGCAGCGGGGAACAGACGCGTCAGGATCACGCTCGACAGCAGCTCGTCCGCATGGAAGCCGCCGGAATGGGTTACGAGAAAGTCGGGGGCCATGCCGGTCAACCTGTCGATGGTTCTGCGTTTCGGATCAAGGGGTCGGATACCCGTTGGCCATCGCGGTTTCAAGGGGGCGAGCCGTCCGCATCACGGTCTTATGGAACACGTCGACGCCTTCGCCCTGCCGAGCGCAGGTTCCGCCATCTCCGAAGCGACCTTCAATACGTCGTCATGCCATGCGCGCTGGCGACGGCGCGGCGCAGGTCGCCAATGGCATCGTTCGAGGCGGCCGGCAGTTCCCGGCCCTCGAGGTCCTTCGGCATCTTCCAGCCGGGATCGACCCCTTCCATGTTGGGAAGCTCGTGCGCGATCCCCTTGTGGCAGTCGATACAGGTCGCCTTGCCGGTCAGCAGATATTTCGCGTGGATGTCGGCGGCGCGCTGGGTCTGCTTGGTGAAATCCATCGCGACGGCGGAATGGCAGTTGCGGCATTCAAGGCTGTCATTCGCCTTGAGGCGCGCCCATTCGTGCTTGGCAAGCTCCAGGCGCTTGTCGAGGAATTTCTCGCGCGTGTTGATCGTTCCGAAGATCTTGCCCCAGACCTCCTTGGACGCCTGCATCTTGCGGGCGATCTTGTCGGTCCACTGGTGTGGCACATGACAATCCGGACAGGAAGCGCGCACCCCGGAGCGGTTGGTGAAGTGCACCGTGTTGGTCAGCTCCTGATAGACATTGTCCCGCATCTCGTGACAGGAGGTGCAGAACTTTTCCGTGTTGGTCAGTTCCAGCGCCGTGTTGAATGCGCCCCAGAACATGACGCCGCCGACGAAGCCGCCGAGTGTCAGGAAGGCGAGGCTGAGCGTTGCCGCCGGCGTCGTCAAGAGGGTCCATACCCAGAGCAGGATTGCCTTGATGCGCGCCATCGTCATTCACTTCCCGCCTGCGTGACACCCAGCTCGCTCATGTCCTTGAACGTGTTGCCGACGAGCGGCTTGCGGTCGGCCTGCGGCACATGGCAGGCGGTGCAGAAATAGCGGCGCGGCGAGACGTCGGCGAGCATCTGGCCCTCGCGGGTCATGTAATGGGTGATGCTGATCATCGGCGCACCGGCATCCTGCGAGAACTCGCGCTTGTGGCAGGAGAGACAGCGGTTGGCATTGACCGAGAGCTGGTAGCCGTCGATCGAATGGGGGATGATCGGCGGCTGCTCAGGATAGGCGCGCATGCGCCGGACATCGTCGATGACCCATTTCGGCAGCGGATCGGCCGGCAGGGTCTGCATCTTGTCGCCATCCGGGCCGGACAGCTGCGGCACCATCTGCGCCATGGCGCTCGTGGCGATGACGGCTGCGCCGATGGCAGCGAAAACCCACCCTGGAGAAGGGGTCAGGCGACGGGTTCGATCTTGACTGCGCATTTCTTGAAATCCGTCTGTTTCGAGATGGGATCGGTGGCGTCGAGCGTGACCTTGTTGATGAGCTGGCTGGCATCGAACCACGGCACGAAGATCACGCCGGGCGGCATGCGGTTGCGCCCGCGCGTCTCGACGCGCGAGCGAATCTCGCCGCGCCGCGAGACGATGCGGATCTCGGAGCCCTGGTTGAGGCCGCGCTTGCGGGCATCGTCCGCATTCATGAAGCAGCGCGCGCCGGGGAAGGCCTTGAAGAGCTCCGGCACACGCATGGTCATCGAGCCGGAATGCCAATGCTCCAGCACGCGGCCGGTGACGAGCCAGGTGTCGTATTCGTCATCCGGGGACTCGGCCGGCGGTTCGTAGGGCACGGCGATGATCGCCGCCTTGCCGTCCTTGTTGCCGTAGAACTTCACCCCTTCGCCAGGTTTCACATAAGGGTCGTAACCCTCGCGGTAGCGCCACAGCGTTTCCTTGCCGTCGACGACGGGCCAGCGCAGGCCGCGGACCTCGTGATAGGTGTCATAGGGTGCAAGGTCATGGCCATGGCCGCGGCCGAAGGTGGCATATTCCTCGAAGAGGCCCTTCTGAATGTAGAAGCCGAAATGCTGCGCCTCGTTGTTGTCGTGGTCCGGCTTCACCTCGTCGATGGGGAATTTCGCGACATCGCTTTCGGCATAAAGCACCTGATAGAGCGTCTTGCCCTTGTATTGGGGATTGGCGGCGAGAATCTCCACCGGCCAGACCTCGTCCGTGGTGAAGCGCTTGGAGAACTCGACGAGCTGCCAGAGATCGGAGCGAGCCTCGCCGGGCGCCTGCACGAGCTGGTGCCAGACATGGGTGCGCCGCTCGGCATTGCCATAGGCCCCTTCCTTCTCCACCCACATGGCCGCCGGCAGCACGAGGTCGGCGCTCATCGCCGTGATCGTCGGATA
Coding sequences within:
- a CDS encoding cytochrome c3 family protein, which translates into the protein MARIKAILLWVWTLLTTPAATLSLAFLTLGGFVGGVMFWGAFNTALELTNTEKFCTSCHEMRDNVYQELTNTVHFTNRSGVRASCPDCHVPHQWTDKIARKMQASKEVWGKIFGTINTREKFLDKRLELAKHEWARLKANDSLECRNCHSAVAMDFTKQTQRAADIHAKYLLTGKATCIDCHKGIAHELPNMEGVDPGWKMPKDLEGRELPAASNDAIGDLRRAVASAHGMTTY
- a CDS encoding nitrate reductase cytochrome c-type subunit, giving the protein MRSQDRTRRLTPSPGWVFAAIGAAVIATSAMAQMVPQLSGPDGDKMQTLPADPLPKWVIDDVRRMRAYPEQPPIIPHSIDGYQLSVNANRCLSCHKREFSQDAGAPMISITHYMTREGQMLADVSPRRYFCTACHVPQADRKPLVGNTFKDMSELGVTQAGSE